A window of Desulfobulbus oralis genomic DNA:
GCCGGTGGAAATCAACACTGCCTATGCCGATGCCGAATTGAAAATCGTGATGGGCATGGTGGATGTTCACCAGTTTGTGGGCTTTACCGGCGGTGCCAAGGGCGTGGCAGTGGGTTGCGCCTCTGCTGCCATGATTACAGCCAATCACCGGATGTTGAGCGAAGCGGGCGCCTTTGCCGGCAACATCGAGGGCAATCCGGTGCGGGATGATCTTGACGAGGCGGGTGCGATTGCCGGCGTGAAGCTGGCCATCAACGTGGTCCTTACGCCCGAAAAAGAGATCGCTGCCCTGTTCGTGGGCGATCCGCCCCGGGTCATGCGTTCAGCTGCGGCTGAAAGCCGTCGGCTCTGCGGCCTTTCGCTGTATGACCGATACGACATCGTTATAGCCTCCTGTGGCGGGGCTCCCAAGGACATCTGTCTCTACCAGGCCCAAAAGGGGCTGGAACCGGCTCGTCATTGTGCCCGGCCGGGAGGTAAAATACTGCTGCTCGCCCAGTGCCCGCAGGGTATCGGCGACGAGCGCTACACGGCCTATGTGGCCCGATTTTTCAGCCATGACGCTGTGTTGCGCGATTTCAGGCGGCACGCATTCGCCATGGGGGCACACAAGGCTTTCCTGTTTG
This region includes:
- the larA gene encoding nickel-dependent lactate racemase translates to MKYSIRYGPGALSIILPDSLHVDVFTPRFAQPLADPLALFARALDNPEGVPPLEAMLEPRSVAIAVPDETRPFPLKALLPALLDRLFAAFPKLAHEKVRIVVGGGLHEAPDQAQLARILPQDLRGCSVVSHDARRSAVRHMGWTSRGTPVEINTAYADAELKIVMGMVDVHQFVGFTGGAKGVAVGCASAAMITANHRMLSEAGAFAGNIEGNPVRDDLDEAGAIAGVKLAINVVLTPEKEIAALFVGDPPRVMRSAAAESRRLCGLSLYDRYDIVIASCGGAPKDICLYQAQKGLEPARHCARPGGKILLLAQCPQGIGDERYTAYVARFFSHDAVLRDFRRHAFAMGAHKAFLFARTAAEHELVLHTDLPDADTARCLLNKGDAQTTLNGWFRQIPAAKVAILPYANTTFFRRTD